In one bacterium genomic region, the following are encoded:
- the sucC gene encoding ADP-forming succinate--CoA ligase subunit beta produces MNIHEYQAKAVLSRYGVAVPKGKVADTPAEAEIIAEEFGTAVVVKAQIHAGGRGKGGGVKFAKTPAEAREYAKQIIGMTLVTHQTGPQGKKVKRVLVEQAGKIKRELYLGMVIDRGVSRVVMMASTEGGMEIETVAAKTPEKILKEWVDPAVGLMPFQARKLAFGLGIPGELTGKAVKFMTGLYKAFVDTDCSLAEINPLVLTEDGDIVALDAKMNFDGNGLFRHKDIEVLRDFDEEDPTETEASRFGLSYISLDGDIGCMVNGAGLAMSTMDMIKHCGGNPANFLDVGGGASAEQVTNAFRLILSDAKVKAILVNIFGGIMRCDIIAEGVVAAVKTLGLSVPLVVRLEGTNVEQGKEILAASKLNIISAADMGDAAKKVVLAAAGRAN; encoded by the coding sequence ATGAATATTCACGAGTACCAAGCCAAGGCCGTTCTGTCCAGGTACGGCGTGGCCGTCCCGAAGGGGAAGGTCGCGGATACCCCGGCGGAGGCGGAGATCATCGCCGAGGAGTTCGGAACCGCCGTCGTCGTGAAAGCCCAGATCCACGCCGGCGGGCGTGGCAAGGGCGGCGGCGTGAAGTTCGCGAAAACGCCCGCGGAGGCGCGGGAGTACGCGAAGCAGATCATCGGGATGACCCTGGTGACCCACCAGACGGGACCCCAGGGGAAGAAGGTGAAGCGGGTCCTGGTCGAGCAGGCCGGAAAGATCAAGCGGGAACTCTACCTCGGCATGGTCATCGACCGGGGGGTGTCCCGGGTCGTGATGATGGCCTCCACCGAAGGCGGGATGGAGATCGAGACGGTCGCGGCGAAAACGCCCGAGAAGATCCTGAAGGAGTGGGTCGACCCGGCCGTGGGCCTCATGCCGTTCCAGGCGCGCAAGCTCGCGTTCGGGCTCGGGATCCCCGGGGAGCTCACGGGGAAGGCGGTCAAGTTCATGACCGGGCTCTACAAGGCGTTCGTCGACACCGACTGCTCGCTGGCGGAGATCAATCCCCTGGTGCTGACCGAGGACGGCGACATCGTCGCCCTCGACGCCAAGATGAACTTCGACGGGAACGGCCTGTTCCGCCACAAGGACATCGAGGTGCTGAGGGACTTCGACGAGGAGGACCCGACCGAGACCGAGGCGTCCCGCTTCGGCCTCTCCTACATCAGCCTCGACGGCGACATCGGCTGCATGGTCAACGGGGCCGGGCTCGCGATGTCGACGATGGACATGATCAAGCATTGCGGCGGCAACCCGGCGAACTTCCTGGACGTGGGCGGCGGCGCCAGCGCCGAGCAGGTGACCAACGCCTTCCGGCTCATCCTGTCCGACGCGAAGGTGAAGGCGATCCTTGTGAACATCTTCGGCGGCATCATGCGGTGCGACATCATCGCCGAAGGGGTGGTGGCGGCGGTGAAGACCCTGGGCCTCTCGGTTCCCCTGGTCGTCCGGCTCGAGGGGACGAACGTGGAGCAGGGGAAGGAGATCCTCGCGGCATCGAAGCTCAACATCATTTCCGCGGCCGACATGGGCGACGCGGCGAAGAAAGTCGTCCTGGCCGCCGCCGGCCGGGCGAA
- the mdh gene encoding malate dehydrogenase encodes MSRKKITVIGAGNVGATTAQRLAERDFCDVILVDIVEGMPQGKALDLMQSGPVYGYDSKVTGTNGYEETAGSDIVVITSGLARKPGMSRDDLLKVNAGIVKDVTLKAVARSPQAMIIVVSNPLDAMTYVAYKHSNLPANKVIGMAGILDSARFRAFIAMELGVSVRDVTAFVLGGHGDTMVPSTKYTTVAGIPVEDLIPRDRLAQILERTAKGGAEIVSLLKTGSAYYAPSAAAVQMCESILLDKKMILPCAVLSSGKYDGCDGLFVGLPAKLGAGGVEEVVKFRLAANEAEALKRSAAAVKELCEAVDRLGF; translated from the coding sequence ATGAGTCGGAAAAAGATCACGGTGATCGGTGCGGGAAACGTCGGGGCGACAACCGCCCAGCGGCTCGCCGAGAGGGATTTCTGCGACGTCATCCTCGTCGACATCGTGGAGGGGATGCCGCAGGGGAAGGCGCTCGACCTGATGCAGTCCGGCCCGGTCTACGGGTACGACAGCAAGGTCACCGGCACCAACGGGTACGAGGAGACGGCCGGGTCCGACATCGTCGTCATCACGTCGGGGCTGGCGCGCAAGCCCGGGATGAGCCGCGACGACCTCCTCAAGGTCAACGCGGGGATCGTGAAGGACGTGACCCTCAAGGCGGTCGCCCGGTCTCCCCAGGCGATGATCATCGTCGTGTCGAATCCCCTCGACGCGATGACCTACGTCGCGTACAAGCACAGCAACCTTCCGGCCAACAAGGTGATCGGCATGGCGGGGATCCTCGACTCCGCCCGCTTCCGTGCGTTCATCGCCATGGAGCTGGGCGTCTCCGTTCGCGACGTGACGGCCTTTGTCCTGGGCGGCCACGGCGACACGATGGTCCCTTCCACCAAGTACACCACCGTGGCCGGCATCCCGGTGGAGGACCTCATCCCCAGGGACCGGCTGGCGCAGATCCTCGAGCGGACGGCGAAGGGCGGCGCGGAGATCGTCTCCCTGCTGAAGACGGGGTCGGCCTACTACGCCCCCTCGGCCGCGGCCGTCCAGATGTGCGAATCGATCCTGCTCGACAAGAAGATGATCCTTCCCTGCGCGGTTCTCTCGAGCGGGAAGTACGACGGGTGCGACGGCCTCTTCGTCGGCCTGCCCGCCAAGCTCGGCGCCGGCGGGGTGGAGGAGGTCGTCAAGTTCAGGCTGGCCGCGAACGAGGCCGAGGCGCTGAAGCGGTCGGCGGCGGCGGTCAAGGAGCTTTGCGAGGCGGTCGACCGGCTCGGGTTCTAG
- a CDS encoding virulence RhuM family protein, with translation MSRREAEFLLYQTEDGRTRVEVRFAGETAWLSLGQMADLFQRDKSVISRHIKNVFEELELSPTATVAKYATVQREGDREITREIEYYNLDVIISVGYRVKSHRGTQFRIWATQRLREYIVKGFALDDERLKRAGGGNYFDELLARIRDIRSSEKVFWRKVLEIYATSIDYDARAEASQLFFATVQNKMHWAAHGQTAAEVIATRADATKPNMGLTSWTGEVLRKAEVAIAKNYLAADELEALNRIVNAYLEFAELQALNRKPMYMADWVAKLDDFLRLSERKILQHAGKVSHDAAVAKAELEYDRFAAKRAALPSPAEKHFEEAVREVKQLEKKRPPAGKGRKKP, from the coding sequence ATGTCTCGTCGCGAGGCGGAGTTTCTCCTCTACCAGACCGAGGACGGGCGCACCCGCGTCGAGGTGCGCTTCGCCGGCGAGACCGCTTGGCTGTCGCTCGGGCAGATGGCTGACCTCTTCCAACGCGACAAGTCGGTCATCTCGCGGCACATCAAGAACGTCTTCGAGGAGTTGGAGCTGAGCCCTACGGCAACCGTTGCAAAATATGCAACGGTTCAACGAGAGGGCGACCGCGAGATCACGCGAGAGATCGAGTACTACAATCTCGACGTCATCATTTCCGTCGGCTACCGCGTGAAGTCCCATCGCGGCACGCAGTTCCGCATCTGGGCGACGCAGCGCCTGCGCGAGTACATCGTCAAGGGTTTCGCCTTGGACGACGAACGGCTCAAACGCGCCGGCGGCGGGAACTACTTCGACGAGCTGCTCGCGCGCATCCGCGACATCCGCTCATCGGAGAAGGTCTTCTGGCGCAAAGTGCTGGAGATCTACGCCACGAGCATCGACTACGACGCGCGTGCGGAGGCGTCCCAGCTCTTCTTCGCGACGGTGCAGAACAAGATGCACTGGGCAGCTCACGGTCAGACTGCGGCGGAGGTCATCGCCACGCGCGCCGATGCGACCAAGCCGAACATGGGGCTGACGAGCTGGACTGGCGAGGTTCTGCGGAAGGCCGAGGTGGCCATCGCCAAGAACTACCTCGCCGCCGACGAGCTGGAGGCCCTCAACCGGATTGTCAACGCCTACCTCGAGTTCGCCGAACTGCAGGCCCTAAACCGCAAGCCCATGTACATGGCCGACTGGGTCGCGAAGCTCGACGACTTCCTGCGTTTGTCCGAGCGGAAGATCCTCCAGCACGCCGGCAAGGTCTCGCACGACGCCGCGGTGGCGAAGGCCGAACTCGAGTACGACCGCTTTGCCGCGAAGCGTGCGGCGCTGCCGTCGCCCGCCGAGAAGCACTTCGAGGAGGCTGTGCGGGAGGTCAAACAGCTGGAAAAGAAGCGGCCGCCGGCGGGCAAGGGGCGCAAGAAGCCGTGA
- a CDS encoding phosphotransacetylase family protein → MKLYIASTSSFAGKTLLALALGSIWREEGVKVGYVKPLGKIPIVREGRLVDGDATFLADALALDAPPEAVCPVVITQDLVMAAWRGEELRLRGKISAAVRDAEARSEVLLVGGTANLRDGIFLGLSPMEFIVNHDCRVVLLDRFEGEKSMDQVLSAADALGPRLLGVVFNRVQPAQEKFIRETVIPFFGGRGMRVLGVVPSDPVLGSVSVRALAESLSASVVCGGEDGGKSMIERFCVGAMDVEHALRVFRGISRKAVVTGGHRTDIQLAALETDTLCLVLTGGVAPNELILSRAREKGVALLTVAEDTMATVDRFESLLGRLRIREPEKIRRGIDLVRSSVDTAGLLSLCRHDS, encoded by the coding sequence ATGAAGCTGTACATCGCGTCGACGTCTTCGTTTGCGGGGAAGACCCTCCTGGCCCTCGCTCTGGGATCGATCTGGAGGGAAGAAGGGGTGAAGGTGGGGTACGTAAAGCCGCTCGGCAAGATCCCGATCGTGCGGGAGGGACGGCTGGTCGACGGGGACGCGACGTTCCTCGCGGACGCGCTGGCCCTGGACGCGCCGCCGGAGGCGGTCTGCCCCGTCGTGATCACCCAGGACCTGGTGATGGCCGCCTGGCGCGGCGAGGAGCTGCGCCTCCGGGGGAAGATCTCGGCCGCCGTGCGCGACGCCGAGGCGCGGTCCGAGGTGCTGCTCGTCGGCGGGACCGCGAACCTCCGGGACGGGATCTTCCTGGGGCTCTCCCCGATGGAGTTCATCGTGAACCACGACTGCCGCGTGGTCCTCCTCGACCGGTTCGAGGGGGAGAAATCGATGGACCAGGTCCTGTCGGCCGCCGACGCCCTGGGGCCGCGCCTCCTCGGGGTGGTCTTCAACCGTGTCCAGCCTGCCCAGGAGAAGTTCATCCGGGAGACGGTGATCCCCTTCTTCGGGGGGCGTGGGATGCGCGTGCTGGGAGTGGTTCCCTCGGACCCGGTGCTCGGGAGCGTGAGCGTCCGGGCCCTGGCGGAGTCCCTCTCCGCGTCGGTCGTGTGCGGCGGGGAGGACGGCGGGAAGTCGATGATCGAGCGTTTCTGCGTGGGCGCGATGGACGTGGAGCATGCCCTTCGCGTCTTCCGGGGGATCTCCCGGAAGGCGGTCGTGACCGGCGGGCACCGCACCGATATCCAGCTGGCCGCCCTCGAAACCGACACGTTGTGCCTGGTGCTCACCGGCGGCGTCGCGCCGAACGAGCTCATCCTGTCCCGTGCGCGGGAGAAGGGGGTCGCCCTCCTGACCGTGGCCGAGGATACGATGGCGACGGTGGACCGGTTCGAGAGCCTTCTCGGCCGCCTGCGGATCCGGGAGCCGGAGAAGATCCGCCGGGGCATCGACCTGGTGCGCTCGTCCGTGGACACCGCCGGGCTGCTGTCGCTGTGTCGCCACGATTCTTGA
- a CDS encoding acetate--CoA ligase family protein: MLPGELFHPGSVAVVGASRNPEKVGYGVFANLVQAGFRGKIHGVNPGGGELLGHPLHPSIEAIPGPVDLGVFVVPPNAVLEGIPRLAAKGMRAGIVISAGFKEIGGEGVALERSLREAAASAGVRVLGPNCLGLIDTHASMNASFSRGTPPKGFISFFSQSGALCTAVLDWAIGRNVGFSKFVSLGNKADISESDILEFLADDPSTRVILGYVESIDDGRRFLRAARNVTPRKPVVIVKAGATAAGARAASSHTGSLAGSDRAYAAAFRQGGVIRAGTVEDLFDLALGFAMQPLPRGDRLLILTNAGGPGILAADAASLLGIPLAEVSASLRERILPALPPTASLANPVDIVGDARADRYANVLSALRDEPSVDIVLVLLTPQAMTEPEETAKATVSAFAGSGKAVFASFLGEATVASSRRILSGGGVPNYPVPERAVRTLSAMLRYSRIRSTGGPEEEEPPSIRPENAERLVGESLAAGRRALGEEASRGILEAYGFTFPRHAFAGTSAAAVAAYREMGCAPIAMKIVSPQILHKTDVGGVRLGLRGEEDVARAFMEITSSVRRLAPSAWIAGVSVQEMVTGGRELIVGMSRDPQFGPLLMFGLGGIYVEVLKDVSFRVAPLSRRDAGEMVREIRAWPLLAAYRGSEPADEEAIVEALIRVSRLSCDFPEIQELDINPLLVLPKGKGIRAIDCRMAIAEAP, encoded by the coding sequence ATGCTCCCTGGCGAACTGTTCCATCCCGGATCGGTCGCCGTCGTCGGGGCGTCCCGAAACCCGGAGAAGGTCGGGTACGGGGTGTTCGCGAACCTCGTGCAGGCCGGGTTCCGGGGGAAGATCCACGGGGTGAATCCCGGCGGCGGAGAGCTTCTCGGCCACCCGCTGCACCCGTCCATCGAGGCGATCCCCGGGCCCGTCGACCTGGGCGTCTTCGTCGTCCCGCCGAACGCCGTCCTCGAAGGGATCCCCAGGCTCGCCGCCAAGGGGATGCGCGCGGGGATCGTCATCTCCGCCGGATTCAAGGAGATCGGAGGGGAGGGGGTCGCCCTCGAACGATCCCTGCGGGAGGCGGCGGCATCCGCGGGGGTCCGGGTGCTGGGTCCCAACTGCCTCGGCCTGATCGACACGCACGCGTCGATGAACGCCTCGTTCTCCCGCGGGACGCCCCCGAAGGGGTTCATCTCCTTTTTCTCCCAATCCGGGGCGCTCTGCACCGCGGTGCTCGACTGGGCCATCGGGAGAAACGTCGGCTTCTCCAAGTTCGTGAGCCTAGGGAACAAGGCCGACATCTCGGAGTCGGACATCCTCGAATTCCTCGCCGACGATCCGTCGACCCGCGTCATTCTCGGGTACGTCGAGAGCATCGACGACGGCCGCCGGTTCCTGCGCGCCGCCCGAAACGTGACGCCCCGAAAACCGGTCGTCATCGTGAAGGCGGGAGCCACCGCCGCGGGCGCGCGCGCCGCCTCCTCCCACACCGGCAGCCTCGCCGGGTCCGACCGCGCCTACGCGGCCGCGTTCCGCCAGGGCGGGGTGATCCGGGCGGGAACGGTGGAGGATCTCTTCGACCTGGCCCTCGGATTCGCGATGCAGCCGCTCCCCCGCGGGGACCGTCTCCTGATCCTGACGAACGCGGGCGGTCCGGGGATCCTCGCGGCGGACGCGGCTTCCCTGCTCGGGATTCCCCTCGCCGAGGTTTCCGCGTCCCTTCGGGAGCGGATCCTGCCCGCGTTGCCGCCGACGGCGAGCCTGGCGAATCCGGTGGACATCGTCGGGGACGCCCGCGCGGACCGGTACGCGAACGTCCTTTCGGCGCTCCGGGACGAACCGTCGGTCGACATCGTCCTCGTCCTGCTGACGCCGCAGGCGATGACGGAGCCGGAGGAGACCGCGAAAGCGACCGTTTCCGCCTTCGCCGGCTCCGGCAAGGCCGTATTCGCCTCCTTCCTCGGGGAGGCCACGGTGGCCTCGTCTCGGAGGATCCTCAGCGGCGGCGGCGTCCCCAACTACCCGGTTCCCGAACGGGCCGTGCGGACCCTTTCCGCGATGCTTCGATACTCCCGCATCCGCTCGACGGGCGGGCCGGAGGAGGAGGAGCCCCCGTCGATCCGCCCGGAAAACGCGGAGCGCCTCGTGGGCGAATCCCTCGCGGCGGGCCGGAGAGCGCTCGGGGAGGAGGCGTCCCGCGGAATCCTCGAGGCGTACGGGTTCACCTTCCCGCGCCACGCCTTCGCCGGGACGAGCGCGGCCGCCGTCGCGGCGTACCGGGAGATGGGGTGCGCGCCCATCGCGATGAAGATCGTCTCGCCGCAGATCCTGCACAAGACGGATGTTGGCGGCGTGCGACTCGGGCTTCGCGGCGAGGAGGACGTCGCGCGGGCCTTCATGGAGATCACCTCCTCCGTCCGCCGGTTGGCCCCGTCGGCCTGGATCGCCGGCGTGTCGGTCCAGGAGATGGTCACCGGCGGCCGGGAGCTGATCGTGGGAATGAGCCGCGACCCGCAGTTCGGGCCGCTTCTCATGTTCGGCCTCGGCGGGATTTACGTGGAGGTGCTGAAGGACGTTTCCTTCCGTGTGGCCCCGTTGTCTCGACGCGATGCCGGGGAGATGGTCCGGGAGATCCGGGCCTGGCCGCTGCTCGCCGCGTACCGGGGAAGCGAGCCCGCGGACGAGGAGGCGATCGTCGAGGCGCTGATCCGCGTATCGCGCCTGTCGTGCGACTTCCCGGAGATCCAGGAACTCGACATCAACCCGTTGCTGGTCCTGCCGAAAGGGAAAGGCATCCGAGCGATCGATTGCCGGATGGCCATCGCGGAGGCCCCATGA
- the aspS gene encoding aspartate--tRNA ligase codes for MDTFLPEHKRTIYCGRLRPEDIGKEVVLCGWVHRRRDHGGLVFVDLRDREGLAQVVIDPVTSQEAHAKADALRVEYVLSVRGVVRRRPAGTENPNLPTGEVEVSAAALAILNESKPIPFSLEDDSDVAENVRLKYRYLDLRRPPIQAAFMKRAVLARSVREYFFENGFLEVETPVLTKSTPEGARDYLVPSRVNPGMFYALPQSPQLFKQILMIAGYDRYAQIVKCFRDEDLRADRQPEFTQIDVEMSFIDRDDIFLMMEGLMARVFRDVLGEEIRKPIPRMSYREAMDRFGVDKPDTRFGLEITDHTALLSKTDFRVFAEVASRGGVIRGITAPGLGESSRSELAALEEVAKIGGASGLASFKVTDAGLASSLAKFFRPSLLASLQEAAGAKPGDLILLVADSFDAACSSLGRLRLHLGEKLGMIDASLHHLLWVTDFPLLEWDKEEKRWGAMHHPFTAPVDEDLPLLATDPGKVRAKAYDMVLNGSEIGGGSIRIHRKDVQSRMFDLLNIGPEDARVKFGFLLEALEFGAPPHGGIAFGLDRLAMLFSGAKSLRDVIAFPKTQRATCLMTEAPSGVDPKQLRELSIRVTAPEKR; via the coding sequence TTGGACACGTTTCTGCCGGAACACAAGAGAACCATCTACTGCGGCCGGCTCCGGCCGGAGGATATCGGGAAGGAGGTCGTCCTGTGCGGCTGGGTCCACCGGCGACGGGACCACGGGGGACTCGTGTTCGTCGACCTGCGCGACCGGGAAGGGTTGGCTCAGGTCGTGATCGATCCGGTCACCTCGCAGGAAGCGCACGCGAAGGCCGACGCCCTCCGGGTGGAGTACGTCCTTTCGGTGCGCGGCGTCGTCCGCCGCCGCCCCGCGGGCACGGAAAATCCGAACCTCCCGACGGGAGAGGTGGAGGTGTCGGCGGCCGCGCTCGCGATCCTGAACGAGTCGAAGCCGATTCCCTTCTCCCTCGAGGACGACTCCGACGTGGCCGAAAACGTCCGCCTCAAGTACCGCTATCTCGACCTCCGGCGGCCGCCGATCCAGGCGGCGTTCATGAAACGCGCGGTGCTCGCCCGCTCCGTGCGGGAATACTTCTTCGAGAACGGATTCCTCGAGGTGGAGACGCCGGTGCTGACCAAGAGCACCCCCGAGGGCGCGCGGGACTACCTGGTCCCGTCCCGTGTCAATCCGGGGATGTTCTACGCCCTTCCCCAGTCCCCGCAGCTGTTCAAGCAGATCCTGATGATCGCCGGGTACGACCGGTATGCGCAGATCGTCAAGTGCTTCCGGGACGAGGACCTGCGGGCCGACCGGCAGCCCGAATTCACGCAGATCGACGTCGAGATGTCGTTCATCGACCGGGACGACATCTTCCTCATGATGGAGGGGCTCATGGCCCGCGTCTTCCGCGACGTTCTCGGCGAGGAGATCCGGAAGCCCATCCCGCGGATGAGCTACCGGGAGGCGATGGACCGGTTCGGGGTCGACAAACCCGACACCCGGTTCGGGCTGGAGATCACGGACCACACGGCGCTCCTGTCGAAGACCGACTTCCGGGTCTTCGCCGAGGTGGCGTCGCGGGGCGGCGTGATCCGTGGGATCACGGCGCCCGGCCTGGGCGAATCGAGCCGCTCCGAGCTCGCCGCACTCGAAGAGGTGGCGAAGATCGGTGGAGCCTCCGGCCTTGCCTCGTTCAAGGTGACCGATGCGGGACTGGCCTCCTCCCTGGCGAAGTTCTTCCGCCCTTCGCTGCTGGCCTCCCTGCAGGAGGCGGCCGGCGCGAAGCCGGGGGATCTGATCCTGCTGGTGGCCGATTCGTTCGACGCGGCGTGCTCCTCCCTCGGGCGCCTCCGCCTCCACCTCGGGGAAAAGCTCGGGATGATCGACGCCTCCCTGCACCACCTGTTGTGGGTGACCGACTTCCCGCTCCTCGAGTGGGACAAGGAGGAGAAACGGTGGGGTGCGATGCACCATCCGTTCACGGCGCCGGTCGACGAGGACCTTCCGCTGCTCGCCACCGATCCCGGGAAGGTCCGCGCCAAGGCGTACGACATGGTGCTGAACGGCTCGGAGATCGGCGGGGGGAGCATCCGTATCCACCGGAAGGACGTGCAGTCCCGGATGTTCGACCTGCTCAACATCGGGCCGGAGGATGCACGGGTGAAGTTCGGGTTCCTCCTCGAGGCGCTGGAGTTCGGCGCTCCGCCGCACGGCGGGATCGCCTTCGGGCTCGACCGGCTGGCGATGCTCTTCTCGGGCGCGAAATCGCTTCGTGACGTGATCGCCTTCCCGAAGACCCAGAGGGCGACATGCCTCATGACGGAGGCACCGTCCGGGGTCGACCCGAAGCAGCTGCGCGAGCTTTCGATCCGGGTGACGGCGCCGGAGAAGAGGTAG
- the hisS gene encoding histidine--tRNA ligase: MTLTTVRGMKDILPPESERWAALEASFRAHAARYGFREVRTPLLERTELFARAVGETTDIVEKEMYTFTDRSGESLTVRPEGTASVVRAFLDHRPGSGDGPVRLYYIGPMFRHERPQKGRMRQFHQMGAELFGTDAPYADAETIAFLHGFLNGAGLGGVSLQVNSLGDPECRPAYHARLTEYLAARDGELCDDCRRRRTRNPLRVLDCKAERCVRATADAPSILDSLCGPCRDHFAAVEAALSSAGVPFSRNPRMVRGLDYYQRTTFEFVIPGMGAQNTVAAGGRYDGLAQLLGGKERVPAIGFAIGVERLLMLLGERGDASPAADVFLVTTSAALLPEAFRRKMELVAAGVRADMDYEGRSLKSQFRRADRSGAKVVLVLGEEEARRGAVGYRDMAKGIQEEIPAEEAMRRLRGAPREG, encoded by the coding sequence ATGACATTGACGACCGTCCGGGGGATGAAGGACATCCTTCCCCCCGAGTCCGAGCGATGGGCGGCTCTCGAGGCGTCGTTCCGCGCCCATGCCGCGCGGTACGGCTTCCGGGAGGTCCGGACCCCCCTGCTGGAGCGCACCGAGCTCTTCGCACGGGCCGTGGGGGAGACCACCGACATCGTCGAGAAGGAGATGTACACCTTCACCGACCGGTCCGGGGAGAGCCTGACGGTGCGCCCCGAGGGGACCGCGTCGGTGGTCCGCGCGTTCCTCGACCACCGGCCCGGCTCGGGCGACGGCCCGGTCCGCCTCTACTATATCGGCCCGATGTTCCGGCACGAGCGCCCGCAGAAGGGGCGCATGCGGCAGTTCCACCAGATGGGCGCGGAGCTGTTCGGCACGGACGCTCCGTACGCCGATGCCGAGACGATCGCGTTCCTGCACGGATTCCTCAACGGTGCGGGGCTGGGCGGGGTATCCCTCCAGGTCAACTCGCTCGGCGACCCGGAGTGCCGTCCCGCCTACCATGCGCGGTTGACGGAATACCTCGCGGCGCGCGACGGCGAGCTGTGCGACGACTGCCGGCGCCGGCGGACGCGGAACCCGCTGCGGGTGCTCGACTGCAAGGCGGAGCGGTGCGTCCGCGCCACGGCGGACGCGCCGTCGATCCTTGATTCGCTGTGCGGCCCGTGCCGCGACCACTTCGCCGCCGTGGAGGCCGCCCTTTCCTCGGCGGGGGTCCCGTTTTCCCGGAATCCGCGCATGGTCCGCGGGCTCGACTATTACCAGCGCACGACGTTCGAGTTCGTGATCCCCGGGATGGGCGCGCAGAACACCGTGGCGGCCGGCGGACGCTACGACGGGCTCGCCCAGCTGCTCGGCGGGAAGGAGCGCGTGCCCGCCATCGGCTTCGCCATCGGGGTGGAGCGGCTGTTGATGCTCCTCGGCGAGCGGGGCGACGCATCCCCCGCGGCGGACGTCTTTCTCGTCACAACGTCCGCGGCGCTTCTCCCGGAGGCGTTCCGGCGGAAGATGGAGCTCGTCGCGGCGGGTGTCCGCGCCGACATGGACTACGAGGGGCGAAGCCTGAAAAGCCAGTTCCGCCGCGCGGACCGCTCCGGCGCGAAGGTGGTCCTCGTCCTCGGCGAGGAAGAGGCGCGGAGAGGCGCGGTCGGCTACCGGGACATGGCGAAGGGAATCCAGGAAGAGATCCCCGCGGAGGAGGCGATGCGCCGACTTCGCGGCGCACCCAGGGAGGGTTGA
- a CDS encoding GGDEF domain-containing protein, with protein MTAQRVLILASDAKRVAGMVRNPSLKGVHFSILSDWKSGAEALRRENFSVIVARKFSKGQGTDAYVADLLALAPKTSMILILGEKEGPSVLEALKGGVSEILFEESLAATLVPCLEKYLFSGYGLLRRMSLDELFDFCIPVITSTDMELLATTILEKFREALGASFGILFRGGEKGGGPCAMLASLGFPDDIVPAGFLRRFGEALAAPGPGPTVTHADMLNASTSGGADFLQENRILLSVPFDLAPGSRVYAVLGLRGTPDAEVLNSPLLNFFHRQARLALINAERSAQAQSLIYIDDLTKLYNGRYLNVVLDREMKRSERYRNFFSVLFMDIDFFKRVNDAHGHLVGSSVLVEVGSVLRACVRDSDTVVRYGGDEFVVLLVETNADEAMTVAERMRRMVEAEPFVKESGLEIRLTISIGIAAFPEHATTKQHLLNLADQAMYRGKESTRNVVYLARAQNAP; from the coding sequence AATGGTTCGGAATCCGTCCCTCAAGGGTGTCCACTTCTCGATCCTCTCCGACTGGAAAAGCGGCGCGGAAGCCCTCCGGAGGGAGAATTTCTCCGTCATCGTCGCCCGGAAGTTCTCGAAGGGGCAGGGGACGGACGCGTACGTGGCCGACCTCCTCGCGCTCGCCCCCAAGACCTCGATGATCCTCATCCTCGGGGAGAAGGAAGGGCCGTCGGTCCTCGAAGCCCTGAAAGGCGGAGTGTCCGAGATCCTCTTCGAGGAATCCCTTGCCGCCACTCTCGTCCCTTGCCTCGAGAAGTACCTCTTCTCCGGCTACGGCCTGCTCCGGAGGATGTCGCTCGACGAACTGTTCGACTTCTGCATCCCGGTGATCACCTCGACGGACATGGAGTTGCTCGCCACCACGATCCTCGAAAAGTTCCGCGAGGCGCTGGGAGCCTCCTTCGGGATCCTTTTCCGTGGCGGCGAAAAAGGGGGAGGGCCGTGCGCGATGCTCGCGTCCCTCGGGTTCCCCGACGATATCGTCCCCGCCGGTTTCCTGCGGCGCTTCGGGGAGGCGTTGGCGGCGCCCGGACCCGGCCCGACCGTGACCCACGCCGACATGCTGAACGCGTCCACGTCAGGCGGCGCGGACTTCCTCCAGGAGAACCGCATCCTTCTCTCCGTGCCCTTCGACCTCGCGCCGGGTTCCCGGGTATACGCCGTCTTGGGGCTGCGGGGCACTCCCGACGCGGAAGTCCTCAACTCACCTCTCCTCAACTTCTTCCACCGGCAGGCGCGCCTCGCCCTGATCAACGCGGAACGAAGCGCGCAGGCACAGAGCCTGATCTACATCGACGACCTCACGAAGCTCTATAACGGCCGTTATCTCAACGTGGTCCTCGACCGGGAGATGAAGCGGTCCGAACGGTATCGGAACTTCTTCAGCGTTCTCTTCATGGATATCGATTTTTTCAAGCGGGTCAACGACGCCCACGGGCATCTTGTCGGCAGCAGCGTGCTGGTGGAGGTGGGGTCGGTCCTGCGCGCCTGCGTCCGGGATTCCGACACGGTGGTCCGCTACGGCGGGGACGAGTTCGTCGTCCTCCTCGTGGAGACCAACGCGGACGAAGCGATGACCGTCGCGGAGCGGATGCGGAGGATGGTCGAGGCGGAGCCGTTCGTCAAGGAATCGGGGCTCGAAATCCGGTTGACGATCTCCATCGGGATCGCCGCGTTCCCGGAGCACGCGACCACGAAGCAGCATCTGCTCAACCTCGCGGACCAGGCGATGTACCGCGGGAAGGAATCCACCCGGAACGTCGTCTACCTGGCGCGCGCCCAGAACGCCCCATGA